In Aerococcus loyolae, a genomic segment contains:
- the tsaE gene encoding tRNA (adenosine(37)-N6)-threonylcarbamoyltransferase complex ATPase subunit type 1 TsaE: protein MSEIKWHNEEDTEKTAQKLADLVQAGDVICLEGDLGAGKTTFTGYFAHALGIDKAIKSPTFTIMREYQMGRLPLYHMDAYRLEETGAEGLGIEEYLDGDGVTVIEWPQFIREDLETPYLWLTIHKESDIERRISLAHNGGRGKELAAELLESLAE from the coding sequence ATGTCAGAGATCAAATGGCATAACGAAGAAGATACCGAGAAAACTGCCCAAAAATTAGCCGACTTGGTTCAAGCTGGGGATGTCATCTGCCTAGAAGGAGACCTAGGAGCGGGCAAGACTACCTTTACGGGCTATTTTGCCCATGCTTTAGGGATTGATAAGGCGATTAAGAGTCCGACTTTTACCATTATGCGCGAATACCAAATGGGCCGCTTACCCCTCTACCACATGGATGCCTATCGTTTAGAGGAAACGGGCGCTGAAGGCTTGGGGATTGAAGAATACCTAGATGGCGACGGGGTGACTGTGATTGAATGGCCCCAGTTCATTAGGGAAGACTTAGAAACGCCTTACCTGTGGCTGACTATTCATAAGGAATCGGATATCGAGCGTCGGATTAGCTTAGCACATAATGGTGGACGCGGTAAGGAATTAGCAGCAGAATTATTAGAAAGTTTGGCAGAATAA
- the murB gene encoding UDP-N-acetylmuramate dehydrogenase, translating into MDFQAFIDAFSPEHIKINEPLKRYAYTKTGGPADLLVFPQSSQELQAMIKKANELQLPFMVMGNSSNVIVRDGGIEGIVFMLTQMAAIGVKDHQVFAEAGARIIDVTRAARDAALTGLEFACGIPGSVGGAIYMNAGAYDGEIKDLPLSVQVVDKFGNLKTYTNEDLNFSYRHSIIQDNGDCVVSVVFDLKPGDYDQIKGRMDHLTQLRESKQPLDLPSCGSVFKRPKGHFTGQLVQAADLQGYTVGGAQVSKKHAGFIVNIDHATAADYLAVIHHVQEVIKKEFDVTLETEVRIIGRDPK; encoded by the coding sequence ATGGATTTTCAAGCCTTTATCGATGCTTTTAGCCCAGAACATATTAAAATCAATGAACCGCTGAAGCGCTATGCCTATACGAAAACCGGCGGCCCGGCTGATCTCTTGGTCTTTCCCCAAAGCAGCCAGGAACTCCAAGCCATGATCAAAAAGGCCAATGAACTCCAGCTGCCCTTTATGGTGATGGGAAATTCTAGTAATGTCATCGTCCGCGATGGGGGTATTGAAGGAATCGTCTTTATGCTGACCCAAATGGCAGCCATTGGAGTGAAAGATCATCAGGTCTTCGCTGAGGCGGGAGCGCGCATTATTGACGTGACTCGGGCTGCTCGTGATGCGGCTTTAACGGGACTGGAATTTGCTTGTGGGATCCCTGGTAGTGTTGGGGGAGCAATCTATATGAATGCTGGCGCCTACGATGGCGAGATTAAAGATCTTCCCCTAAGTGTCCAAGTGGTTGATAAGTTTGGTAACTTAAAGACTTATACTAATGAAGACTTAAACTTTTCCTACCGCCACAGTATTATCCAAGATAATGGCGACTGTGTGGTGAGTGTGGTTTTTGACCTCAAACCGGGCGATTATGACCAAATTAAGGGCAGAATGGACCACTTAACCCAACTCCGTGAATCCAAACAACCCCTCGACCTGCCTTCTTGTGGTAGCGTCTTTAAGCGTCCCAAGGGGCACTTTACTGGCCAACTCGTTCAAGCCGCTGACCTTCAAGGTTATACGGTTGGTGGGGCTCAAGTATCAAAAAAACATGCCGGTTTTATTGTAAATATTGACCATGCAACAGCTGCTGATTATCTGGCGGTGATCCACCACGTTCAAGAAGTGATTAAAAAAGAATTTGATGTGACTCTGGAAACGGAAGTTCGGATTATTGGTCGCGATCCTAAGTAA
- a CDS encoding IS30 family transposase, translating to MKHSNTKPRSYTHLSAEKRGIIQAMHQEGHKQKEIADAVGVNQCTISRELKRGKTRQMNYDHTYVDVYLAETGSRVYKDNRSNSKARGALYGKSNFIKAFEEALLTPKEDRIFSVDTFIHDYRRKHPLERVPCTKTMYKYINLGLLNVRNIDLPMKTRIRPRKQPSEPRGTNKKVFGKSIDQRCPDVLSREEFGHWELDLVIGKKTKGEPCLITLVERKTRKFLTKKTWKWDADSIVKSVKKVILKEGQACFKTLTTDNGSEFSKLSQLEYALKDLEVFFAHAYSAWEKGSNERHNRMLREFLPKGTSFKKLTYQELAHYTNTINNRFRKVLDYQTPNDCYNLEVAKLQETLKEAG from the coding sequence ATGAAACATTCTAACACGAAACCTAGATCATATACACACCTTTCTGCAGAAAAACGCGGAATTATCCAAGCAATGCACCAAGAAGGACATAAACAGAAAGAGATTGCTGACGCCGTTGGCGTCAATCAATGCACCATATCTCGTGAACTAAAACGTGGAAAAACACGTCAAATGAACTATGATCATACCTACGTTGATGTCTATCTTGCAGAAACTGGCTCGCGTGTTTATAAAGATAATCGGTCAAATTCTAAAGCCAGAGGCGCTTTGTATGGAAAATCTAACTTCATTAAAGCCTTTGAGGAAGCCTTACTGACACCTAAAGAAGACCGTATTTTCAGTGTTGATACGTTTATTCATGATTACCGCAGAAAACACCCTTTAGAAAGAGTTCCTTGCACCAAAACCATGTATAAATATATCAATCTTGGTTTATTAAATGTGAGGAATATTGATCTTCCTATGAAAACAAGGATTCGTCCAAGAAAACAACCTAGTGAACCGCGTGGGACGAATAAAAAGGTATTTGGAAAAAGCATTGATCAGCGATGCCCAGACGTCCTTTCAAGAGAAGAATTTGGTCACTGGGAGCTTGACCTCGTGATAGGAAAGAAGACTAAAGGAGAGCCATGTCTTATTACTCTAGTTGAACGGAAAACGCGAAAATTCCTCACCAAGAAGACTTGGAAGTGGGATGCAGATTCCATTGTAAAATCGGTTAAAAAGGTGATTCTTAAAGAGGGTCAAGCGTGTTTTAAAACCTTAACGACCGATAACGGCAGTGAATTTTCTAAACTATCTCAGCTTGAGTATGCTCTGAAGGATTTGGAAGTCTTTTTCGCCCATGCCTATTCAGCTTGGGAAAAAGGCAGTAATGAGAGACATAATCGCATGTTAAGAGAATTCTTGCCCAAAGGGACAAGCTTTAAAAAGCTGACATACCAGGAACTCGCACACTATACGAATACAATAAATAATCGCTTTAGAAAGGTCTTAGATTATCAAACCCCTAACGACTGTTATAACCTAGAAGTTGCGAAACTTCAGGAAACGCTTAAAGAAGCAGGCTAA
- a CDS encoding TIGR01440 family protein, translating into MKEEVQAQARNLIEELIDKAQLKSGMTVVVGCSTSEIMGERIGTDSQPEIGKAVFDAIHQSLDQAGIYLASQCCEHLNRAIVTEREARPFAPTVNVVPQPKAGGSFSTAAYQAFQDPIVIEEIQADAGIDIGNTLIGMHLKPVAVPLRLENHRIGSAWVNAARTRPKFIGGERAHYNGQLKW; encoded by the coding sequence ATGAAAGAAGAAGTGCAAGCACAAGCGCGGAATTTGATAGAAGAACTAATCGATAAGGCTCAGCTAAAGTCCGGAATGACCGTAGTGGTTGGTTGCTCCACCAGTGAAATTATGGGGGAAAGAATTGGGACGGACTCTCAACCCGAAATTGGAAAAGCGGTTTTCGACGCCATCCACCAAAGCCTAGACCAAGCCGGAATTTACCTAGCCAGCCAATGTTGTGAGCACCTTAACCGGGCCATTGTCACTGAACGAGAAGCCCGTCCTTTTGCTCCCACAGTGAATGTGGTCCCCCAACCCAAGGCGGGTGGGTCATTTTCCACCGCTGCCTACCAAGCCTTCCAAGATCCCATCGTGATTGAAGAAATTCAAGCCGATGCTGGGATTGATATTGGGAACACCTTGATTGGTATGCACCTCAAACCAGTGGCTGTTCCCTTGCGCTTAGAAAACCACCGGATCGGTTCCGCCTGGGTCAACGCTGCCCGCACCCGTCCAAAATTCATTGGAGGCGAACGCGCCCACTACAATGGCCAATTAAAATGGTAA
- a CDS encoding GNAT family N-acetyltransferase produces MKREEIQITLVDAEQKHAKALLDFYKKVGGESDFLSFTSQGLGINQEQEQRYLKSIQESLNNRVLIALLDDEIIGVASIGAPEGSKEEHVGELGISILRRFWSLGLSHVLMEDMLGWAKESPILRYIRLEVNVNNVRAIKLYEKFHFEELGRIPGGQYAQGDFQDTLIMGLSVLNDQQVADADLPASDEY; encoded by the coding sequence ATGAAACGTGAAGAAATACAAATTACCTTAGTAGACGCAGAACAAAAACATGCCAAGGCCCTTTTAGACTTTTACAAAAAAGTGGGTGGCGAGTCTGATTTTCTCAGTTTTACCTCCCAAGGCCTCGGTATCAACCAGGAACAAGAGCAAAGGTATTTAAAAAGTATCCAAGAAAGCTTGAATAACCGGGTTCTGATTGCCTTATTAGACGATGAGATTATCGGGGTAGCTTCAATCGGTGCCCCTGAAGGCTCCAAGGAAGAGCATGTGGGAGAATTAGGTATTTCTATTCTCAGACGCTTTTGGAGTTTAGGCTTGAGCCATGTCTTAATGGAAGATATGCTGGGCTGGGCCAAGGAAAGTCCGATTTTGCGCTATATCCGTCTGGAAGTGAATGTCAACAATGTCCGGGCCATTAAGCTTTATGAGAAATTTCATTTTGAAGAGCTGGGACGTATTCCTGGAGGGCAATATGCCCAAGGAGACTTTCAAGATACCCTAATCATGGGCCTAAGTGTCTTAAATGACCAACAAGTTGCAGACGCTGACTTACCTGCAAGTGATGAATACTAA